A region from the Natronomonas salsuginis genome encodes:
- a CDS encoding lysylphosphatidylglycerol synthase transmembrane domain-containing protein translates to MDGRKRRAFVTGLFGTILIFVVLAAVIGVDRVLSALNSAEPTTVALTFLLALCWLAAWSLMLRTVLATLDAEISIPESFFVYTGAVFANNVTPFGQAGGEPVAAALISKVSGTRYETALVSIASVDVLNVVPSISLILVGVGYYATASAVSDRVETAVGSAIVLIGAIALAMVLVWRYRHVLVERLPSRLAPYIRRIRRGRVETATVEADITNRLQRFFENIERIATNRRNVTVVVALSLAGWLFQAAALMAAFDAVGYSVPLSVLVFVIPLANLAGAAPLPGGLGGIEAAFIALLIPTTGIGAASITAAVLIFRGAIYWMPVVIGGTTVSVLGIRAV, encoded by the coding sequence ATGGACGGACGAAAACGGCGGGCATTCGTCACCGGGCTCTTCGGCACGATTCTCATCTTCGTCGTGTTGGCCGCCGTTATCGGCGTTGATCGCGTTTTGAGTGCTTTGAACTCGGCAGAGCCGACGACGGTCGCGCTCACCTTCCTCTTGGCGCTCTGTTGGCTGGCGGCGTGGAGCCTCATGCTTCGGACGGTGCTGGCCACCCTCGATGCGGAGATCTCGATCCCGGAGTCGTTTTTCGTCTACACGGGCGCGGTCTTCGCCAACAATGTGACCCCGTTCGGGCAGGCCGGTGGCGAACCGGTCGCCGCGGCGCTCATCTCGAAGGTGTCAGGGACGCGCTACGAAACCGCGCTCGTCAGTATCGCGAGCGTCGACGTGCTCAACGTCGTGCCGTCCATCTCGCTCATCCTCGTCGGGGTCGGCTACTACGCGACGGCGTCCGCGGTGAGCGATCGAGTCGAAACCGCTGTCGGTTCAGCGATCGTACTCATCGGAGCCATCGCCCTCGCCATGGTGCTCGTGTGGCGATATCGCCACGTCCTGGTCGAGCGTCTACCGAGCAGACTGGCACCGTACATCCGGCGGATAAGGCGGGGGCGCGTTGAGACCGCGACCGTCGAAGCCGACATCACCAATCGGCTGCAGCGGTTCTTCGAGAACATCGAGCGGATCGCGACGAACCGGCGCAACGTCACCGTCGTCGTCGCGCTCTCGCTGGCCGGCTGGCTCTTTCAAGCGGCTGCGCTCATGGCGGCCTTCGACGCGGTCGGATACAGCGTCCCGCTTTCCGTGTTGGTGTTCGTCATTCCGCTCGCAAACCTCGCCGGAGCGGCGCCGCTTCCGGGGGGGTTGGGTGGGATCGAAGCCGCGTTCATAGCCCTCTTGATACCGACGACAGGTATCGGCGCAGCGTCGATCACCGCCGCCGTCCTCATCTTTCGGGGGGCGATCTACTGGATGCCGGTCGTGATCGGCGGCACGACTGTCTCGGTGCTCGGCATCAGGGCGGTGTGA
- a CDS encoding DedA family protein, with the protein MVPLQIGRIPSWTESFFASELAFAVLFGLCVLEGIMMLRFMPSELVVPSALALIGTSTTEVIAIVVIAVVGTTIGQFLLFSLVRCAGREYVLQKRWFPATESRLDRFDGWFDRWGAVAVAGSNTMLFVRGLLTIPAGLSEMNARSFVVLSALGSLSFQSILAGLYLVGGHLVV; encoded by the coding sequence ATGGTCCCGCTGCAAATCGGACGGATTCCGTCCTGGACGGAATCGTTCTTCGCCTCGGAGTTGGCGTTCGCCGTCCTGTTCGGGCTCTGCGTTCTCGAGGGGATCATGATGCTGCGGTTCATGCCGAGCGAACTCGTCGTCCCGAGCGCGCTGGCGCTGATCGGCACCTCGACCACGGAGGTGATCGCGATCGTCGTCATCGCAGTCGTCGGAACGACGATCGGACAGTTCCTCCTGTTCAGTCTCGTTCGGTGCGCTGGACGGGAGTACGTCCTGCAAAAGCGGTGGTTCCCGGCGACGGAGTCGCGGCTCGATCGGTTCGATGGCTGGTTCGATCGCTGGGGTGCGGTGGCCGTCGCCGGCAGCAACACGATGCTGTTCGTCCGCGGGCTGCTCACGATCCCCGCCGGCCTGTCCGAGATGAACGCTCGCTCGTTCGTCGTCCTCTCAGCGCTCGGCTCGCTGTCCTTTCAGTCGATCCTCGCCGGGCTCTATCTCGTCGGCGGACATCTGGTCGTGTGA
- a CDS encoding arylsulfotransferase family protein, with product MRRRRVLVLLSIFLLCAAALGALAVTADDPVEIDGDESERYPGDTLITVQSYGWFGNHNGDAFIVGESGERVWEYQPDDATVFDAEIVGDGNVMVSYGQRIPAADCPEAFRGGVADDHCIRNVVEEVDRETNERVWAYTWYDHFMSYHEVHDADRLDNGETVIIDMGKHRTFIVDESGEVTWEWSATEHLDEGTEFWASHVEGTSREDHHYTGGSQDWTHMNDVDRLDNGNFLMSIRNFDVLIEVDPETDDTVRVIGEPGNHSIMHEQHDPNYLEAHDHVIVSDSENNRIVEYDVDTMEEVWRYEGTGPGSQERLQWPRDADRLPNGNTLIADSRRFRVIEVNETGSVVWGHDLGDERGIIYDVDPLGPNRELSEEPEAVPAGDELDGTNYSGGVSERAAFAESWLGFVLPQWVGLPGVAVIAAMVASLLGLVWEGIWLYRNE from the coding sequence ATGAGACGACGCCGCGTTCTGGTCCTTCTCTCCATATTCCTCCTCTGTGCTGCCGCCCTCGGCGCGCTCGCAGTCACCGCGGACGATCCGGTCGAAATAGACGGCGACGAGAGCGAGCGGTACCCTGGCGACACGCTGATCACGGTCCAGTCGTACGGTTGGTTCGGCAATCACAACGGTGACGCATTCATTGTCGGCGAGAGCGGCGAACGGGTCTGGGAGTACCAACCGGATGACGCGACCGTCTTCGACGCGGAAATCGTCGGCGACGGTAACGTAATGGTCTCCTACGGGCAGCGGATTCCCGCTGCAGACTGCCCCGAGGCGTTCCGAGGCGGCGTCGCGGACGATCACTGCATTCGAAACGTCGTCGAGGAGGTCGATCGGGAGACGAACGAGCGGGTGTGGGCCTACACCTGGTACGATCACTTCATGTCCTACCACGAGGTCCACGACGCCGACCGACTCGACAACGGCGAGACGGTCATCATCGACATGGGCAAGCACCGGACGTTCATCGTCGACGAGTCCGGCGAGGTCACGTGGGAGTGGTCCGCGACCGAACACCTCGACGAGGGAACGGAGTTTTGGGCGTCACACGTCGAGGGGACCTCCCGCGAGGACCACCACTACACCGGGGGGAGTCAGGACTGGACGCATATGAACGACGTCGACCGACTCGACAACGGCAACTTCCTCATGTCCATCCGGAACTTCGACGTCCTCATCGAGGTCGATCCCGAGACCGACGACACCGTGCGGGTGATCGGCGAGCCGGGGAACCACTCGATCATGCACGAACAGCACGATCCGAACTACCTCGAAGCGCACGATCACGTGATCGTCTCCGACAGCGAGAACAACCGGATCGTCGAGTACGACGTCGACACGATGGAGGAAGTCTGGCGCTACGAGGGAACCGGGCCCGGCTCGCAGGAACGACTGCAGTGGCCGCGCGATGCCGACCGCCTCCCGAACGGTAACACGCTGATCGCCGACTCCAGACGATTCCGGGTGATCGAGGTGAACGAGACGGGGTCCGTCGTGTGGGGCCACGACCTCGGCGACGAACGGGGAATCATCTACGATGTCGATCCACTCGGTCCGAACCGCGAGCTATCGGAGGAGCCCGAAGCCGTCCCGGCTGGTGACGAACTCGACGGCACGAACTACAGCGGCGGCGTCTCCGAGCGAGCCGCGTTCGCCGAGTCGTGGCTCGGCTTCGTCCTTCCGCAATGGGTCGGACTCCCTGGCGTCGCCGTTATCGCCGCCATGGTCGCGTCGCTTCTCGGGCTCGTCTGGGAGGGTATCTGGCTGTATCGAAACGAGTGA
- a CDS encoding DsbA family protein — MKRSRGTTRLSRRRLLQTGALLGVSGIAGCLGGGNGGTGNGEQETTERPTLGDSDAPVTVAVYEDFACPHCRTFNEDVTPQLVSEYVEPGDVAYEHYDFPIPVDETVSWQAPQAARSVMKQAGSETFFEYSELLFANQGSLGMETYVDLAAEVGVDGDVVESAVSEGRYRQTVETDRDNGIDRGVGGTPTVFVNGENPAPDGRLGYSGIVQAIESQL, encoded by the coding sequence ATGAAACGTTCACGCGGGACGACGCGTCTGTCCCGGCGGCGGCTCTTGCAGACGGGAGCACTGCTCGGCGTCTCGGGAATCGCTGGCTGTCTCGGTGGGGGCAACGGTGGCACCGGCAACGGCGAACAGGAAACGACCGAGCGACCCACGCTCGGCGATTCCGACGCCCCGGTGACGGTCGCGGTGTACGAGGACTTCGCGTGTCCGCACTGTCGGACGTTCAACGAGGACGTGACACCCCAACTCGTATCCGAGTACGTCGAACCGGGCGACGTCGCCTACGAACACTACGATTTCCCGATTCCCGTCGACGAAACGGTTTCGTGGCAGGCACCGCAGGCCGCTCGTTCGGTGATGAAGCAGGCGGGCTCCGAGACGTTCTTCGAGTATTCGGAGCTGCTCTTCGCGAATCAGGGATCGCTCGGTATGGAAACGTACGTCGATCTCGCCGCTGAAGTCGGCGTCGACGGCGATGTCGTTGAGTCGGCCGTCTCCGAGGGCCGCTATCGGCAGACCGTCGAAACAGATCGCGATAACGGGATCGACCGCGGTGTCGGAGGCACACCGACGGTGTTCGTCAACGGTGAAAATCCCGCGCCGGACGGTCGACTCGGCTACTCGGGCATCGTTCAGGCGATCGAATCACAGCTGTGA
- a CDS encoding aldo/keto reductase, with translation MANSALPQIGLGTVSDDPPEWTQAVRTALDIGYRHIDTAQMYDNEAYVGEGIRTSAVDRDDVFVATKTVYPDGPDRPEGVRDAIDESVDRLGLDSVDLFYVHWPSDVYEPETVLPQFDAARDDGVIGRVGVCNFTPELLDEAREILDAPLTAHQVEFHPLLQQDELLEYAQEHGHWLVAYCPIARGKVYDVPEIQDIAEKHDATPAQVSLAWLLSKENVAVIPKSSGEAHQRENFAAADLALDDEDIATIDSLEYDERIIDPDHGPWNW, from the coding sequence ATGGCAAATTCCGCACTTCCACAAATCGGACTCGGAACGGTCTCGGACGACCCGCCCGAGTGGACCCAGGCCGTTAGGACAGCGCTCGATATCGGCTACCGCCACATCGACACCGCCCAGATGTACGACAACGAGGCGTACGTTGGGGAGGGTATTCGAACCTCCGCCGTCGATCGCGATGACGTGTTCGTCGCAACCAAGACGGTCTACCCGGACGGACCCGATCGGCCGGAGGGCGTCCGCGACGCCATCGACGAGAGCGTCGATCGCCTCGGCCTCGACTCCGTGGATCTGTTTTACGTCCACTGGCCGAGCGACGTCTACGAGCCGGAGACCGTCCTCCCGCAGTTCGACGCCGCGCGCGATGACGGCGTCATCGGCCGCGTCGGCGTCTGCAACTTCACCCCGGAACTGCTCGACGAGGCGCGAGAGATCCTCGACGCGCCGCTCACCGCACACCAAGTCGAGTTCCACCCGCTGCTCCAACAGGACGAGCTGCTTGAATACGCCCAAGAACACGGCCACTGGCTCGTCGCCTACTGCCCAATCGCCCGCGGAAAGGTCTACGACGTGCCGGAGATACAGGACATAGCGGAGAAACACGACGCGACGCCGGCGCAGGTGAGTCTCGCGTGGCTCCTCTCGAAGGAGAACGTGGCCGTCATCCCGAAATCCAGCGGCGAAGCCCACCAGCGCGAGAACTTCGCCGCTGCGGACCTCGCCCTCGACGACGAAGACATCGCGACGATCGATTCACTCGAGTACGACGAGCGGATCATCGATCCGGATCACGGTCCGTGGAACTGGTAG
- a CDS encoding carboxymuconolactone decarboxylase family protein: protein MSLEGTEAADVQPREAVIELVSEAEATGRVDELYREIREARDGELEEDLSLSKLWLMYGNDADLLDIVWQHMDWTYNRGSLPFELKSKISLVVASVLECEGCQFFHESALSELGADAAEIDALSELEIAETGFEPAEEIVLRFSQKAATDPHAITDDDFFALRELGFSEPEILEIIDCIALHVYTAFIQGMSGIVYPGMSKETWTEPV, encoded by the coding sequence ATGTCACTCGAAGGTACCGAGGCGGCGGACGTTCAGCCGCGCGAGGCGGTCATCGAACTCGTCAGCGAGGCCGAGGCGACCGGACGCGTCGACGAGCTGTACCGGGAGATTCGCGAGGCGCGCGACGGCGAGCTCGAGGAGGATCTCAGCCTCAGCAAGCTCTGGTTGATGTACGGCAACGACGCTGATCTGCTAGATATCGTCTGGCAGCACATGGACTGGACGTACAACCGAGGATCGCTCCCCTTCGAGCTCAAATCGAAGATCTCGCTGGTCGTCGCTTCGGTCCTCGAGTGCGAGGGGTGTCAGTTCTTCCACGAGTCGGCGCTCTCGGAGCTGGGCGCGGACGCGGCGGAGATCGACGCGCTCTCCGAACTCGAGATCGCGGAAACCGGCTTCGAACCCGCCGAGGAGATCGTTCTGCGCTTCTCGCAGAAGGCGGCCACCGATCCCCACGCCATCACCGACGACGACTTCTTCGCGCTCCGGGAGTTGGGGTTCTCCGAGCCGGAAATACTCGAAATCATCGACTGCATCGCCCTCCACGTTTACACGGCGTTCATCCAGGGCATGTCAGGGATCGTCTACCCCGGAATGAGCAAGGAGACGTGGACCGAGCCGGTGTAG
- a CDS encoding LLM class flavin-dependent oxidoreductase — protein sequence MDIGTTLPTGCTGDYQVAPDALRDWATAADDAGFAGLWTLDHLVTPEPYVTSVLNPLVALSHAAAVTDDIPLGTSILLLPLRGATNTADAALSLQYLAERQVTLGLGAGYVPDEFEVTGVPRNERGPRLSEGIDVLQELFSGNGSYDGRFHQFEDIAMDPVLDDPPRVLAGGSSLYTGGEMPKPMLDRIVRSDGWIAPPLAPERAEKDWAAITAHAEERGVDPDGLDRVTLNYCYVVDTEDSEAAYERQREASAEFFSPERGFDHARENCLTGSLSDIHEQLTAYEEFGFDQVIAGTPAHAPDDLAAQMELLTAELLDAWG from the coding sequence ATGGACATCGGAACCACGCTGCCGACCGGCTGTACGGGGGACTACCAGGTCGCCCCGGACGCGCTTCGAGACTGGGCGACCGCCGCGGACGACGCCGGGTTCGCCGGACTGTGGACGCTCGATCACCTCGTCACGCCCGAGCCCTACGTCACGAGCGTGCTGAACCCGCTCGTTGCGCTGTCGCACGCCGCGGCCGTCACGGACGACATCCCACTCGGAACGTCGATTCTGCTGTTGCCGCTTCGCGGGGCCACGAACACCGCCGACGCGGCGCTCTCGCTGCAGTATCTCGCGGAGCGTCAGGTCACGTTGGGGCTCGGCGCGGGCTACGTCCCCGACGAGTTCGAGGTCACGGGCGTCCCCCGAAACGAGCGCGGCCCGCGGCTCTCCGAGGGGATCGATGTCCTCCAGGAACTGTTCTCCGGAAACGGCTCCTACGACGGCCGATTCCATCAGTTCGAGGACATCGCGATGGACCCGGTCTTGGACGACCCGCCGCGCGTTCTCGCCGGCGGCTCCTCGCTGTACACCGGCGGCGAGATGCCCAAGCCGATGTTGGATCGCATCGTCCGTTCCGACGGCTGGATCGCCCCACCGCTCGCCCCCGAACGGGCCGAGAAAGACTGGGCGGCGATCACCGCCCACGCCGAGGAGCGCGGCGTGGACCCGGACGGCCTCGACCGCGTCACGCTCAACTACTGCTACGTGGTCGACACCGAGGACAGCGAGGCCGCGTACGAACGCCAGCGCGAGGCCTCCGCCGAGTTCTTCAGCCCCGAGCGGGGGTTCGATCACGCCCGCGAGAACTGCCTCACCGGCTCGCTTTCGGACATCCACGAGCAACTGACGGCGTACGAGGAGTTCGGGTTCGATCAGGTGATCGCTGGTACGCCGGCTCACGCTCCCGACGACCTCGCGGCCCAGATGGAGCTACTCACGGCGGAACTGCTCGACGCGTGGGGCTGA
- a CDS encoding nuclear transport factor 2 family protein, with translation MKHEYCYATDDLDVDRIVATFTPDGVLDVPIHEHIEGHDGLAAYFEWFAEREYQTRAHNVFNHVIDVDRDTATGEWYYMVLYTLPGRNAETSHGHDDVEFVRTDDGWKLSSTSARRRITREVSADAIE, from the coding sequence CTGAAACACGAGTACTGCTACGCGACGGACGACCTCGATGTCGATCGGATCGTCGCGACGTTCACCCCCGACGGCGTGTTGGATGTCCCGATCCACGAGCACATCGAGGGACACGACGGGCTCGCGGCGTACTTCGAGTGGTTCGCCGAACGGGAGTACCAAACTCGGGCGCACAACGTGTTCAACCACGTCATCGACGTTGACCGCGACACGGCCACCGGGGAGTGGTACTACATGGTCTTGTACACGCTCCCGGGAAGGAACGCCGAGACGAGTCACGGGCACGACGACGTCGAGTTCGTCCGGACCGATGATGGGTGGAAGCTCTCGTCGACATCGGCGAGACGGCGCATCACGCGGGAGGTCAGCGCCGACGCGATCGAGTGA
- a CDS encoding SLC13 family permease — translation MVVDGVTTGVVVVLCIILAALALFVSEVIPNDVTAIGVIGALVIFEPWTGVGARAAISGFANPATVTIVAMYMLSAAIQDTGIVHRLGVYLADFTAGNEFRALVATVGTTGPIAGFINNTPVVAVFIPMISDLADEAAVSPSKLLLPLSYAAILGGTLTLIGTSTNILASEYARTLIDGRSGIGMFEFTPLGIVILAVGLAYLLTIGRRLTPARIPAESDLVEEFDLDDHLAVVSVSPDSPAVGMSVEAFSAEYLVETRILQIRRNGEVFAAPRTDQRIEAGDQLVVHGTLQAVNRLGKVTGLKQILREDVTEETFIEPTVDETLARAVVPEESAYVGETIAEARIAAFHDTTVLAIRRGDELLRTDLDERTLRPGDLLLVWTTPTSIEYFTDSGELVIAHEEAYDKLAKADVANIAPLSSKTPIAVGIMAGVVGATALGLLPIVIAALVGVFAMIVTGCLSAPDAYDAVSWNVIFLLAGVIPLGVAMEATGGAALLAELVVVAAGFVPLLAVLFLFYLVTGLLASVITPVATIVLMIPVAVDAAVRLDANAFSFVLAAMFAAATSFMTPVGYQTNLMVYGPGGYRFSDFLRVGGPLQLLISVVTTLGIAFRWGV, via the coding sequence ATGGTCGTCGATGGGGTGACCACCGGCGTGGTGGTCGTCCTCTGTATCATTCTCGCGGCGCTCGCGCTCTTCGTCTCGGAGGTGATCCCGAACGACGTCACGGCGATCGGCGTCATCGGGGCACTCGTGATCTTCGAGCCGTGGACGGGCGTCGGAGCCCGGGCAGCGATCTCCGGGTTCGCCAACCCTGCGACGGTGACGATCGTCGCGATGTATATGCTGAGCGCGGCTATCCAAGACACCGGCATCGTCCACCGGCTCGGCGTGTACCTCGCCGACTTCACCGCCGGAAATGAGTTCAGAGCGCTCGTCGCGACGGTCGGGACGACGGGGCCGATCGCTGGCTTCATCAACAACACGCCAGTTGTCGCCGTCTTCATTCCGATGATCTCCGATCTCGCCGACGAGGCGGCGGTGTCACCCTCGAAGCTCCTCCTACCGCTTTCGTATGCCGCCATCCTCGGCGGCACCCTGACGCTGATCGGCACGTCGACGAACATCCTTGCGAGCGAGTACGCTCGAACGCTGATCGACGGTCGATCCGGAATCGGGATGTTCGAGTTCACACCGCTCGGGATCGTCATCCTCGCCGTCGGCCTCGCGTACCTGTTGACCATCGGCCGTCGGCTCACGCCCGCCCGAATCCCCGCCGAATCGGATCTCGTCGAGGAGTTCGATCTCGACGATCACCTCGCCGTCGTCTCGGTCTCGCCCGACTCACCCGCCGTCGGGATGAGCGTCGAGGCGTTCAGCGCCGAGTATCTCGTGGAGACACGGATCCTCCAGATCAGGCGCAACGGAGAGGTGTTCGCGGCACCGCGCACCGACCAGCGGATCGAGGCCGGCGACCAGCTCGTCGTTCACGGCACCCTGCAAGCCGTCAACCGACTTGGCAAAGTTACCGGCCTCAAACAGATCCTCAGAGAGGACGTCACCGAGGAGACGTTCATCGAACCGACGGTCGACGAGACGCTCGCGCGGGCTGTCGTCCCTGAGGAGTCCGCCTACGTCGGCGAGACGATCGCCGAAGCCCGGATCGCGGCGTTTCACGACACGACGGTGCTCGCGATACGCCGCGGGGACGAACTGCTTCGGACGGACCTCGACGAACGGACGCTCCGCCCCGGGGACCTCCTCTTGGTGTGGACGACACCGACTTCGATCGAGTACTTCACCGACTCAGGCGAACTCGTGATCGCCCACGAGGAGGCTTACGACAAGCTCGCCAAAGCCGATGTGGCAAATATCGCCCCACTGTCGTCGAAGACGCCGATCGCCGTGGGGATCATGGCGGGCGTCGTGGGCGCGACGGCGCTCGGTCTACTGCCGATCGTGATCGCCGCTCTCGTCGGCGTCTTCGCGATGATCGTCACCGGCTGTCTCTCCGCACCCGACGCCTACGACGCCGTCTCCTGGAACGTGATCTTTCTGCTGGCCGGCGTGATACCGCTCGGAGTCGCAATGGAGGCGACAGGCGGGGCGGCGTTGCTGGCGGAACTGGTCGTCGTCGCCGCCGGGTTCGTCCCGCTTCTCGCCGTGTTGTTCCTGTTCTATCTCGTGACGGGGCTGCTCGCCAGCGTCATTACGCCAGTCGCGACGATCGTGCTGATGATACCCGTCGCCGTCGACGCCGCGGTCAGGCTGGACGCCAACGCGTTTTCCTTTGTCCTCGCCGCGATGTTCGCCGCCGCGACATCGTTCATGACGCCGGTCGGCTACCAGACCAATCTCATGGTGTACGGCCCCGGTGGGTACCGATTCAGCGACTTCCTGCGGGTCGGCGGGCCGCTGCAACTCCTCATTTCGGTCGTGACGACTCTCGGCATCGCCTTCCGCTGGGGAGTGTAA
- a CDS encoding geranylgeranyl reductase family protein, giving the protein MTTFEYDVAIVGAGTAGCYAGATLADAGYDVVIVERKDEAEAGHIACGDALKGADKFPESIPKSQIEDSFTNTEVDHGQFEIPQENAVLDIPVPGELAVIDRYAYGRRIIGGAERAGTEFHYDTVVQDVLQDDDGRVYGFEATRKGDHARYEAGVVLDGAGALSLLQDKADFEGTTFDTNVRYSQFSSAYREIIEVDEPVEWSDALVFKPTKRSAGYLWYFPRTPTEINVGLGFQMNEEPMQLITDLREDISQRPELKGATVTDKLGAALPTRRPYDSAVAPGYMAIGDAAAHVNPVTGGGIAGAAYAGQYAGEQVIEAIESDDVSENALWRYNERVMDHYGGRYAALDIYNIFSTAYDLDDLLGLLAALPAEKLSDALYSGSAKVGLGLKLQVLIKSFGHWGTLKNLYDTKSLADRLLDHYGTYPSSPDGFDAWQRERDRIMDEIYARTGADAKY; this is encoded by the coding sequence ATGACCACATTCGAGTACGATGTCGCCATCGTCGGGGCGGGGACCGCCGGCTGCTACGCCGGGGCGACCCTCGCCGACGCCGGATACGACGTCGTCATTGTCGAGCGCAAGGACGAGGCCGAGGCGGGTCACATCGCCTGCGGCGACGCGCTCAAGGGTGCCGACAAGTTCCCAGAATCGATCCCCAAATCGCAGATCGAAGACTCCTTTACCAACACCGAGGTCGACCACGGCCAGTTCGAGATCCCCCAGGAGAACGCCGTCCTGGACATTCCGGTGCCGGGCGAACTCGCCGTTATCGACCGCTACGCCTACGGCCGGCGGATCATCGGGGGTGCCGAGCGCGCCGGGACGGAGTTCCACTACGACACCGTCGTCCAGGACGTCCTGCAGGACGACGACGGGCGGGTGTACGGCTTCGAGGCGACGAGGAAGGGCGACCACGCACGATACGAGGCCGGGGTCGTCCTCGACGGCGCGGGCGCGCTCTCGCTATTACAGGACAAAGCCGACTTCGAGGGAACGACGTTCGACACGAACGTCCGGTACTCGCAGTTCTCCTCGGCGTACCGGGAGATCATCGAGGTCGACGAACCGGTGGAGTGGTCCGACGCGCTCGTGTTCAAACCGACGAAGCGATCCGCCGGCTACCTGTGGTACTTCCCGCGAACGCCGACGGAGATCAACGTTGGATTGGGCTTTCAGATGAACGAGGAGCCGATGCAGCTCATCACCGACCTGCGCGAGGACATCAGCCAACGGCCCGAACTCAAGGGGGCGACGGTGACGGACAAACTCGGTGCGGCGCTGCCGACGCGCCGTCCCTACGACTCGGCGGTCGCGCCCGGATACATGGCGATCGGCGACGCCGCCGCTCACGTCAATCCGGTCACAGGCGGCGGGATCGCTGGCGCCGCCTACGCGGGTCAGTACGCGGGCGAACAGGTGATCGAGGCGATCGAGTCCGATGACGTGAGCGAGAACGCGCTGTGGCGGTACAACGAGCGCGTCATGGATCACTACGGCGGGCGGTACGCCGCGTTGGACATCTACAACATCTTCTCGACGGCGTACGATCTCGACGACCTGCTCGGGCTGTTGGCCGCCCTCCCCGCCGAGAAGCTCTCGGACGCGCTCTACTCGGGCTCCGCGAAGGTCGGACTCGGTCTCAAACTGCAGGTGCTAATAAAGAGCTTCGGCCACTGGGGAACGCTGAAGAACCTCTACGACACGAAATCGCTCGCCGACCGCCTGCTCGATCACTACGGAACCTACCCCTCCTCACCTGACGGGTTCGACGCGTGGCAGCGCGAGCGCGATCGCATCATGGACGAAATCTACGCCAGAACCGGCGCCGACGCGAAGTACTGA
- a CDS encoding SDR family NAD(P)-dependent oxidoreductase: MELDLSGRTAVVTGGSRGIGRAITLGFADAGANVVPLSRTESDVEAVVGEVRERGVDSRVETLDVADTDAVEACFDRIDDNLGIDVVVNNAGINPASALGDPEDVSDEGFELVTDVNLDGAFACARAAESPLKASGGVLINVASVGGLVGLPRQHPYVASKHGLVGLTKSLALDWAPNVRVNCLAPGYVATDLTTGLQENDDLRASIERRTPLDRFADPEEIAGPAVFLASDLASYATGETFAVDGGWTAR, translated from the coding sequence ATGGAACTCGATCTCTCCGGTCGGACCGCCGTGGTGACCGGCGGCTCGCGGGGCATCGGACGCGCAATAACGCTCGGTTTCGCCGACGCGGGGGCGAACGTCGTGCCGCTCTCGCGGACGGAGTCGGACGTCGAAGCCGTCGTCGGGGAGGTCCGCGAGCGCGGCGTCGACAGCCGCGTCGAGACGCTCGACGTTGCCGACACCGACGCCGTGGAAGCCTGTTTCGATCGGATCGACGACAACCTCGGCATCGACGTGGTCGTTAACAACGCCGGGATCAACCCCGCCAGCGCGCTCGGAGATCCTGAGGACGTCTCAGACGAGGGGTTCGAACTGGTGACCGACGTGAACCTAGACGGCGCGTTCGCCTGCGCCCGCGCCGCCGAATCGCCGCTGAAGGCGTCCGGCGGCGTGCTGATCAACGTCGCGTCGGTCGGCGGGCTCGTCGGCCTCCCGCGACAACACCCCTACGTCGCCTCGAAACACGGGCTCGTCGGGTTGACGAAGAGCCTCGCGCTCGATTGGGCTCCGAACGTCCGGGTCAACTGTCTCGCGCCAGGGTACGTCGCGACGGACCTCACCACCGGCCTGCAGGAGAACGACGATCTGCGGGCGTCGATCGAACGCCGGACGCCGCTCGACCGGTTCGCCGACCCCGAAGAGATCGCCGGCCCGGCGGTCTTCTTGGCGAGCGATCTGGCCTCGTACGCGACCGGCGAGACGTTCGCCGTCGACGGCGGCTGGACGGCACGGTAG
- a CDS encoding DNA-directed RNA polymerase subunit L: MDLRVIENLENELSIEIQGEDHTFVNVLKGALLEVDGVTTATYDMNPEQSGGQTDPVVTIKTDGSIDPLDALEAGAAGVKSKTDAFRDSFESAA, translated from the coding sequence ATGGATCTACGCGTCATTGAGAACCTGGAGAACGAACTGTCGATCGAGATTCAGGGCGAGGATCACACATTCGTGAACGTGCTAAAGGGGGCGCTCTTGGAGGTCGACGGCGTCACCACTGCGACCTACGACATGAACCCCGAGCAGTCTGGCGGCCAGACCGATCCCGTCGTGACTATCAAGACCGACGGCAGCATCGACCCGCTCGACGCGCTCGAAGCCGGCGCGGCGGGCGTCAAATCGAAGACCGACGCCTTCCGCGATTCCTTCGAGTCCGCGGCGTGA